From a region of the Arthrobacter sp. OAP107 genome:
- a CDS encoding permease — protein sequence MKESNQTESTMTFESSHAPSRSSDDIHQMTRGSLTMAWQGMSGTLFWVYTGAVLAVAYGTMDALIGLVLAAAFYSIVTAVVSRYAIANRTTVAEFSRTILGVKGAIITSIIFGLVAIYYALFEGQIVAYAFQATFGGETWVWNLVVVLYSTPLVLGGARRFMDKINGWLMPIYFLGLIGAVVWAGAVYGFGDAWMHHTAAKPLIFAAGGPGWLATFAGYLGAFVIVMYAMDFAALAKRKDSKFHLAVNFGPFFYFFGFGFNAIIGILLTFLIPGTQASGIGVAGGIMSLMGVLGLVVLFATQTRPNAINYYVAAANLQAFGNRVFRANLPNTFWVVTSAVLIYLLMTLPVIQYVLLALSWQGVLCAAWVSIAVTHVLLLRGKNEEWGGIPDSRYRQINASGLIAWSISTLIGVLALQIGVFIPELGHLSSTWSPIFTAVSAAAIYALLWNSPLKRTGLINEDTDSLVVSVR from the coding sequence ATGAAAGAGTCAAATCAAACTGAAAGTACCATGACTTTCGAATCGAGTCATGCACCATCCCGAAGTAGTGACGATATACATCAGATGACCCGTGGTTCGCTCACGATGGCCTGGCAGGGAATGAGCGGGACGCTCTTCTGGGTTTACACAGGGGCCGTTTTGGCTGTGGCCTATGGGACGATGGACGCTCTGATTGGCTTGGTTTTAGCCGCGGCTTTCTACAGCATTGTCACAGCTGTCGTTTCGCGATATGCCATCGCCAATAGGACTACCGTCGCGGAGTTCTCCCGAACCATTCTTGGCGTCAAAGGCGCGATAATAACATCAATCATATTTGGTCTGGTTGCGATATACTATGCCCTCTTTGAGGGACAAATTGTCGCCTACGCCTTCCAAGCTACCTTCGGTGGCGAAACGTGGGTGTGGAATTTGGTAGTAGTGCTCTATTCGACGCCCCTCGTACTCGGTGGCGCCCGTAGGTTCATGGACAAAATCAATGGCTGGCTAATGCCGATATACTTTCTAGGGCTGATCGGTGCTGTGGTTTGGGCAGGTGCGGTCTACGGTTTTGGAGATGCGTGGATGCACCACACTGCTGCAAAACCCCTTATTTTCGCTGCAGGTGGACCGGGGTGGCTAGCGACTTTTGCCGGCTATCTTGGGGCTTTCGTCATCGTGATGTACGCAATGGATTTTGCCGCACTCGCTAAGCGCAAGGATTCCAAGTTCCACTTGGCCGTTAACTTTGGGCCGTTCTTCTATTTCTTCGGATTTGGCTTTAATGCCATTATTGGCATTCTGCTCACGTTCCTGATCCCGGGAACACAGGCCTCTGGTATCGGTGTTGCCGGCGGCATCATGAGCCTCATGGGGGTTCTGGGGCTAGTTGTATTGTTTGCCACCCAGACGCGTCCTAATGCGATTAACTATTATGTGGCAGCAGCGAATCTGCAGGCGTTTGGAAATAGGGTTTTCCGAGCGAATCTGCCTAATACTTTCTGGGTGGTCACTTCTGCAGTGCTCATCTACTTATTGATGACGCTTCCGGTTATTCAGTATGTGTTGTTGGCACTGTCTTGGCAGGGTGTGCTTTGTGCTGCGTGGGTCTCTATTGCCGTGACGCATGTTCTTCTGCTCAGAGGGAAGAATGAGGAGTGGGGCGGTATCCCCGATAGCCGCTATCGCCAGATAAATGCTTCTGGACTGATAGCGTGGTCAATCTCAACCCTGATTGGCGTTCTTGCGTTGCAGATCGGGGTCTTCATTCCTGAACTAGGACATCTTAGCTCAACGTGGAGCCCTATCTTTACTGCCGTATCTGCGGCGGCAATTTACGCTTTGTTGTGGAACTCCCCCTTAAAAAGGACAGGCCTCATCAACGAAGACACGGATTCCTTGGTAGTTTCAGTACGCTGA
- a CDS encoding putative manganese transporter, with amino-acid sequence MVEAAVGSLVDSFMEVGVFVATMLAVFSCLQYRWASSVARIASKFRRTGPIFAAVLSLPPGCSGVIAVVSMYGRSGVSFGSVVAALVSTMGDSSWILLTANFGLAVVLKLLFFAVGSALGLAVDFWGYDPRAQSGKGRRMATQILVPSQSLTAEYMTQDFSRSGRLSPEGFREVLSPPSSPSGSAGLDSSPHISYMGNRRLSRLGVVSAVFWCAVVLGLVMKIPVEMNVVSEEGFEETFGPLNPYTITGVAGTLSAIVIAILGKRQCHCLTANGISVVRNLRHISVEASRIILWVAMTYGAWAIVTEVAGLEIGAVGLNGVGGVVLAALIGLLPSCGLEVVVAGLFTTGAISLPVLITYLLSHDGAGLIPLFAIHRKSALVATIFTTITALVIGLVAYVIAS; translated from the coding sequence ATGGTTGAAGCTGCGGTTGGTTCACTCGTCGATTCATTCATGGAAGTCGGCGTCTTCGTGGCGACTATGCTCGCCGTGTTCAGCTGTTTGCAATACCGCTGGGCGTCATCAGTTGCGCGCATAGCCTCGAAGTTTCGCCGGACCGGTCCGATCTTCGCCGCGGTTCTCTCCCTCCCGCCTGGATGCAGCGGGGTCATTGCAGTCGTGTCAATGTACGGCCGAAGCGGGGTGTCCTTTGGCTCCGTCGTCGCAGCGCTCGTGTCGACGATGGGTGATTCGTCATGGATCCTACTCACCGCCAACTTCGGGCTCGCCGTCGTCCTGAAGCTGCTGTTCTTCGCGGTTGGCAGCGCGTTGGGTCTTGCGGTCGATTTTTGGGGCTACGATCCACGAGCCCAATCCGGGAAGGGCCGCCGTATGGCAACCCAGATCCTCGTACCCAGTCAGTCGCTGACGGCCGAGTACATGACCCAGGATTTCTCCCGTTCCGGGCGGCTCTCGCCTGAAGGCTTTCGCGAAGTGCTGTCCCCGCCATCTTCTCCCTCGGGATCGGCAGGCCTCGATTCCTCGCCGCACATCTCATACATGGGCAATCGTCGTCTTTCACGATTGGGCGTTGTCAGCGCGGTGTTTTGGTGTGCAGTTGTCCTCGGGCTCGTGATGAAGATCCCAGTCGAGATGAACGTTGTATCAGAGGAAGGCTTTGAAGAAACTTTTGGACCACTAAATCCGTACACGATTACAGGTGTCGCGGGAACGCTCTCAGCGATCGTGATCGCCATACTCGGCAAGCGGCAGTGCCATTGCCTAACGGCCAACGGAATCTCCGTCGTCCGGAATCTCCGTCATATATCCGTTGAGGCCTCGAGGATCATTCTCTGGGTCGCGATGACCTACGGGGCCTGGGCAATCGTCACGGAGGTAGCGGGGTTGGAAATTGGTGCGGTAGGGCTCAATGGAGTCGGCGGCGTCGTTCTCGCCGCATTGATCGGACTCCTCCCGTCATGTGGACTGGAGGTGGTGGTCGCCGGCCTTTTCACCACCGGCGCCATATCGTTGCCCGTTTTGATCACGTACCTCCTGAGCCATGATGGAGCCGGCTTGATTCCGCTCTTTGCGATACACCGGAAATCAGCTCTGGTAGCCACGATTTTCACCACGATCACCGCATTGGTGATCGGCCTTGTGGCTTATGTAATCGCGTCATGA